In Eulemur rufifrons isolate Redbay chromosome 15, OSU_ERuf_1, whole genome shotgun sequence, the genomic stretch tgctcaggctggtctcaaactcctgagctcagaggatccacccaccttggcctcccagagtgctaggattacaggcgtgagccaccgggccagGCCTTGTGGTTATTGTTGGTTTTAAGTCCTTATATATGCTATTTTACTTcatgagttaaagaaaaaaaataataaagtccttttttaatagaaatgcttACTGAAGTACTTATGAGCAAAATAATATGGTCCTAGGATATGCTTTAAAatactgcaaaaaataaaaaaaaagagagtgggGGGAGGATAGGTGAAACAATTTGGTAAAATGTAATAACTATATAACTGGGTAACAAGTATGGTGGGTTCATTGTACTATTCTCTCTACTATTATGTATCTTTGAAATTTTCCACAGTGTTTTAAAAGAATGGTAAGAATTAAAtactatatatgtaaaacatattaAGAAAGTATATTTGcaacaaatacttaaaatatttgatgaaatgatatatacatatattagcaAAATTATCAATGATCTCTGACCCTGGAGAGattccatttctaattttatatcaaaataacagcttttgttttcttaaatccCTAAATAAGCAGAAATGCTTGAAAAGGAAGACAGCACAGCCACTTGTttttccccatcccccatccGTCTGTCTGggccccggggggggggggggggggaggggggcgcgcTCCCTATCCCCACTTCTTTCATAGGCACAAGTCACTTTCTACTTTACAGTAGGATTATCCCTGACAAGTCTGCCCAGAACCTCCCTGAGAGCAGAATCTTAAAATTGCCCATGGctaccccagagattctgacttatTTGGCCTTGAGAGGGACCCAGGctttggtaaattttattttatttttttatttttttttagcaagtcGCAGACCTGCGTGAAAgaagttttgatatattttaaaagcttccaaCAGGATTCATATTCACAACCTGGGCTGAAAACTACTGAGCCCTAACTTATTCTTGGTGCTAAGGAGTATTTATTGAATCAACCAAGAAATTAACACAATGCCTCTCCTGATAGTCACAACAACGGAAAGACAGCTGGGAAATAACATCCACATTTTACAGTTGGAAAAACAGACTCTGAGAGCAAAGGGCATTCTCATCGCCACCTCAGCGAagacagcagccctaggaaatatTCCTCCCTACTGGAGACAGCTCTTCTCCCCACAAAGAGCAGTTTTCCTCAGCCTCTGCCCAGGGTAGAGCACGGAGGTGTAGGCAGAGGTGAGGGTTTGGGGGTGGGTGCCGAGTCTGTTTCCCTGGTCCTGTGGGTGATTCTCAGGTACTGAGGAAGGGAGGGTGCAGGGCTCGGGTGGGGCTGACCTGTCCGTGAGGCTGTATTGTTTACATAAAAGCGTAGGAGACCGAGAAGCCGGGGACTCCACCGGTACCCTACGCTGCCTCCGCTGCGAGGCCGGAGAGCTCCTCCCATTCTTGCATTATCCGCCCGCTCGCTGCCCGCAACCCAGCCCAGCAAAGTGCCCGACCCCTGGGCCTCAAATTGCGCTGCGCCACGCCATAAGCGGTCTTTGCAGTGGGAACCATCGGGCCTCCCACCTCGCGCCTTCCGCTCACTCAAGCCCACTGTTTGGGGACCACCGAGAGCACAGCCCCACGCACCTCAGGGAGGCGGCTGTCAGGAAAGGTAAACGCGCTTGGGTGCAAGAGCCTTTGCTTTGCCGACTGTCACAGCACCGAGTGTGGGCGCGGGTGAGGCTCGGGGCTGGTTTTTGAAACTGGGTGAATCGCAAAGGTGAGGGTGCCTAGCCAGATACAGATCTGGGAGGAGCAGAGAAAACGGTTCCGGCTTCAGAACTCCTCCCAACCCCTTTCCCTAACAAGTTTCTAAAGGTCGGTGTCTGGAAACCCCGCCTCTCCCAAGCCCCGCCCCCAAaccacaggtgtgtgtgtgtgtgtgtgtgtgtgtgtgtgtgtgtgtgttttttttttttaactgggggAGGGCTAGAAGCTGCGGTGGAGATAAGCTAATTCTGGCCAAAACGCCTCGctttacaaaaacagaaactgaaaGCTGTTAGGGAAATGTCTCGCTCAAGTCCACGCGGCCCGTCACCGGCTGTTGTGGACCCTTAGAATCCACGTATCCatctccacctcccctccccagctaCCTGTTGCCTCGGTAATGGGGACAGGCTCCTGCTGATGCTCTGGCTGTGGTCGCAAGAGGCTGGAGAGGCTGAGAACAGAGCTGGACATGCTGACCATCAGCCACGCCCCGTCCAGGGCCCGCGGGCAGCTCTGCTCCGGGGTCAGGCCGCTGGCCCAATTCGCAGAGGCGGGGAGCGGGACGAAGCGGCTCATCTCACAGTGCGGCGCAGGGGCGTCCCGGGGGTACCGCCTGAGGGCATCCTGGAGGGCGCCAGCCGGGTCTGTGAGTGCGGAGAAGGGAGTTGCAGCGATAGAGTCATGGCCGCGAAAGGGGCTAGAAGGGCAGCGTTCGGGGAACTTCAAACGCACAGATTTTCTCATAGTGGGAGATTTACAGGtagtccattttacagagagggaaactgaggcttcaggTCACTGCCCGATCTAAAGAGGAAGGGGTTTCGGTGGAGGCGACAGAGGTGGGGGCAAGTCCAAGAAGACTCACCGTGCACGCTGAGGTAGAGCTTAGGGTCGAGGTCCAGCCGGGGCGGCGGTCCCCCGGGTCCCTGGCGCAGCAACAGTGCAGCAGGTCTCTTGGCCAGGTTGCTTCCGCTGGCATCCTCCACGAACCAGCACTCGATCACCGCGGGTCCCGCGGAGACGGCAGTGGCCAGGTCTGGGGGAGAGGAGCTCGAGTGAGGAGGGCCGGGATGTCGGGTGACCTGCACCTTTCATCCTGGCATCGGGCGCCCAATGGAGCCACCTCCCTCTGCTTCCCCCACCCTCCCGTTCCTGGGCGAGGAGTCGCGGGGTTCGCTCACCCAAAGCCACAGCGAGGAGCAGAGACAGAGGCTTCATGGCGCTGCGATCTCCTCAGCCCAGAAGCCTCCTCTTCCCGCCTTTCACTTTCACTTTCCTCCGAAGGCCAGCAGGAGGGGCGGAGGAAATCCCCGCTCTGGTTAGGTATGGGTGCCTTGGAGGTGGGTGCGTCCCCCACTGGCCAGAACAGGATCCGGGAACATCCTCTCCAGTTCTCGTCTGGACACCCCAGCCCTACCGTGCCCTTCTGGGCCACCTAGCCGCGCCGAGTTCGAGCCCTCCCCAAACCTAGGCTTCCCCTCCCGTATCCCCCCTCCAGCATCCACTTCCCCTAGAACCATTACTCCGGCTTTCCTCCACCTGTGCCGGGTCCCCAGCAAACACATAGGGGTTGTCAGGAAGCCAAGTgaaatgaccaataaatattttaatcactgttaaaaaaaaataaaataaaagcctcGTACTCCTACGAGTTACTCCCTCCTTATCTCCACCCACTCCCCCATGAAAGCCGAGTTGGGGATCCCCAAGGGAGGTGAGGGGCAGGAGAAATAGGGTAGAAATAAAGAGCGCATCCTTCTGGAGGGGTACGTTCTAAGACAAGGGTAGGGCTCAAAGGCCTGATCCCCACAACAACACAAACACAGACTTCAGGCACAGACTACAACCACCTGACCCTTGACTCTGACTCCAGGATGCTCAACACGCCCCGTCTCCCTCCCCCCTCCATGCGCACCCCACTCTGTGGAGCTGGGGCTTCGGTGTACTCAACAGAGATGGACGGGCTTAGTTCCAGGGATACCTTAAGAGACAAGGACTGAGGAGTGGAATGGGCTGGCGATGGGACAATGTGGTTCCCCCTCCATAATATATACAAGTCCATAGAGATAAAGGAAGACAGTAGTGCGGTGAAAGAGCACCTCGGGGCCACAGCGCCCCTGGATCGTACTCCCTAGTGCCTTTTCCCCGAAAGCTACCCCCAGTAGCCTGACCCTTCAATTTGCTCCTCCGCCCCCACTGAAGCCCATCTCCACCTTGGGGACGCTGGGTGGGGACCAGACATGTCTGGTGGACTGGGGCGTGGCCCCACTGGCCTCGTCGCTGCTGCCTCCGCCCGCTCTGGAGGACTCTCTCTTGGGCAGCAAGACTGGCCCCGTGGGCGTCCCAGGTCCAGgtccggccccgcccccacccaggcGGTGGCGGCGCTCACAGTGTCCCCGGTGGCGCATGAAGCTGTCTCGCCACATGAACTTCTTGGCGCAGACGCCGCACTCGTAGGGCTTGAGACCTGTGTGCGTCTTCATGTGCTCAGTCAGATGGTGCTTCATCTTGAACTTTTTGTTGCACACAGGGCAGTCAAACGGCCGCAAATTGAGGTGCATGTTGACGTGCCGGTCCCGCATGCTCTTGTGGGAGAAGGCCTTCCCACAGTGGCACAGAAAGATCTTATTTCCATCCCCACTGCCGGTCCCTCCAGGGACCCCGCCAGCACCCCCCGGCACACCCAGGCCCCCCACTGACGTGCCCCCCAGGGTCACTGCCCCGTGTTCAGCTTGGTTCCCTGGGGGCTGGCCTGGAGcctgtgaggaggaggaggaggaggaggaggaagacgatGGGAAGACCAGGATCTGGTTGCCCTGCACTTCCAAAGGAAGAAGGGGtcggggaggctgggagggaacaTAGGAGGAGGGAGTGGGCCCCCCTGAATCATCAAGCCCTGCCCCAGGACCCCCACTCTCATAGGGACCAAAGTCATTGGAGGACTCACAGAAGTTGACCTGCTCCTCCCCCTTGCCTGGAGGCTCACTCAGAGTTCTAACATCGCTTATGCTGAGGGTAGCCTcaggccctccctctgctggaaCCCTGGAGCCACCCCCCAgctcttcatcttcatcatcctCACAGGTCAACACCaggtcttcctcctcttcttcctcctccagatCTGGGTCTTGGGGAACCAGGGGTGCTGGTGCTGGGCAGTTCCCACCTCGCTTCCCGTATATCCAATGTTTCTGTGGCATGATGCTGGGGGGCGTGTAGGTGGGCCTCCGGAGCCCAGCCCCAGGAACCACCACCCCTCTCCCATCCCCGCCATCATCACACAGCTCATCTGCCTCCAGCAGGACCTTCCCAGAGGTGGCCCCCCCACTGCCAACGACAGGGGCTGGAAATACAGGGCCACCTCCTCGACgctccccactgcccactgcaGAAGCTGCAAATGCTTCTTGGGAGGAAGATGAGAAATCAGCGGACTCTCGGGGGCTGAAGTAGTTGCTGCTGCTGGGAGACTGATTCTCACTGGCCCGGCTGGAGGCATGGGAACGCACAGAGCCCGTGGCGGCAGGGGCCACAGTGCCCCCACTCCCTGAGGGGACCCCAGCACCAGGGACAGTGACAGAGGTGGCTGCAGCAgttgtgatggtggtggtggccgAGGCCCGGCCTTCTCGGAGGAGTTCAGTGCACTTGTCCACAATGTGCCACATTTGGAGTACAGACCCCACTGTGAGAAAGTTGACAATGTCAGCAGCAGCCATGCTGAGGCGGCCAGTGTAAGCAGAGGCCAAGACAGTCTCGAAGGCGCCTGGGTCCATGACGCTGGGCAGGGAGATGGAGGTCATGCCCTTGAGTAGGACCTGGTCATGAAAGTAAGGGGAGGAGGCAGCCAGGACAGCTCGGTGAGCCCGGAACTCCCGGCCCTGTACTCGGATAGACACATCGCAGAGCTGGCCCTGCAGCCGCTGCTGATTGAGGGATTCCAGAAGAGCACTGGTCACTTCAGGGAAGGACACATGTACCACTGCAGCCGCTGGCAGGGGTAGTGGGGGTGGAGCCAGCGATAGAGGCAGTGGGAGTGCTGCCCCACTGGGAGACAGAGGAGATGGCTCCATGTTGTGGAGGGAGGGGATACCCCCCCAGCCACAGAaacaaaggaaggaggagggcagCCGGGGGGTCtctgggaagaaaaagagagaacaatgATAAAATCTCATGATGGCACAGCCCTTTACAGTTTAATAATGTTCACACCTGTTATCTGAGTAACTCCCCACAACACGGTGAGTTACGTATTCCTTTTaaccccatttgacagatgaggaaactgaggctcagaaagattaagagATTATCCAAGGCCACAGAGCCATTAAGTGGCAGTACCAGGAAGTACAGgtgtctgactccaaatcctGTGTCCTTTCCTTAGAGGTTAGAGAAATAAGGTGCTCTTAGAGAATGGGTGCCTTCCCTTGGAATTACACCCTATTCTCCATCTGCCTGAGAGCCTGACTTTCCAAAATCGACTTTTTTCGTGTTTTGCacccttttttggggggggggcgctgGTCTGCTCCTATACTGAAAACCACCCCTCGCTCCATCTCCCTTTTAGACTATGCCCCCCAGCTTTCTCATTGACCACGCCCCTTTCGTCCTGTGTAGTTCTAGCCCCGCCCCCTTCAAGACCCGCCTCGTGCCCCGCCCCCTCGTTCCTTTCGGCCCCGCCCCTTGCCTACCCCAGCCCACACCggaccccgcccccgccccccccgcccccgctctGCCCCAATCGCTACCTCGGCCTCTTTGCCCACCCGGAAGGCGTCCCCCAACCTCGCGCGTCCTCGCTTACCGGGCCGCGCGCCCCCGGGCCCCCCCCGCCCCTCACTCGGCGGCCAAAGCTGCAGCCTGAGCCCCTCCCGCCGCCATCTTGCGCCGactccctccgccctccgcctCCGCTCCGCCTCCCGCCCCTCCGACTTTAAAGGCACAGGCAGGCACCCCGCCCGTGCTTCTGGGCAATACTCGGCCGACTCGGCCACTTCTCCTTTAAAGAACCGTCGCCTCATTCCACCTTAAAGGTATCAGGTCCCCTCCTCCGCTGAGGCCTCAGGACCTGGATCGGCCGAAGCATTCATTCCCCTTTAACTCGATAAGCTTGACTTTTCCCATTGGTGAAGGGTGCTGGCCGTCTTTTCCCAGGCTCCGCCCCTGAGCTGTGGCCATTAGCTGGCTTGCGGGATCTAATTgccctcttcctagcttctgacAGTCCTCCTGATGCCCCGCCCCCTTCCTCCGGGCCTGGATTGGCCAAATAACCTCGAGGGTGCCTCTGATTGGCTTTTTTACTCCTACTGCCCCAAGCGAGAAAGCAAAATGTGTTAAGAAGGCTaaagcccattttttaaaaaagtgcctgGCAGAGGGCACTGGGAAGACCTGAGGGAGAGGAAACCCCAAGATAGGAGTGCAAAGGCCACGTCAGAAAGGACAGATCAGGGCTACCACCGGGGCTGGGCTAACCCTGAGCCACGGGACAGGGGATGCCAATCTGTGACAGTAGGACAAGACAGGaatacaataagaaaacaactttattgtttattatttttctgtgtaaaacttaagcttttgtttcttaaaaagaacACCACCAAAAGGGAATTAGCTCAGGTCATCCCTTTCTCAGTCATCTGCTTCCCACCATCCTCCAAATGCTGTCCCGAACATTTTGGAGGCGAAGAGAGGGGAAAGCAGCTAATCAGAATCTGAGAGCACGATGATCTCCTCTGGATCGCACTGTGTGGCCACACTCATCTGTAGGGAAGTGAAAGACAGAGTCagagagaggccgggcgcagtggctcacgcctgtaatcctagcactctgggaggccgaggcgggtggatctctcaaggtcaggagttcgagaccagcctgagcaagagcgagaccccgtttctactaaaaatagaaagaaattatctggccaactaaaatatatatagaaaaaattagccaggcatggtggcacatgcctgtagtcccagctactcgggaggctgaggcagtaggatcgcttgagcccagaagtctgaggttgctgtgagctaggctgacgccacggcactcactctagcctgggcaacagagtgagactctgtctcaaaaaaaaaaaaaaaaaaattgggtggggaaaaaaaaaaaaaagggtggctGGTGTAATATTCAGAGCGactgaaacagaaaatgaaagaaaatgagttaTCAGAGGAAAAACAGCCTCCTCTTCTTACCTTGTAAGTACTAGGCCCAGGAGGTTGTGATTGAGGGGTTTTAGACAGCCGGGCTGGAGAAGGGCTGCAGAAGGAACTGGTCACTAGGCCATGGCTGGGAGAGTCCACCCTCGTGGAAGAATCAGCAACTGGGGCCATGAAAGCCAAGGGGGATGGTGGGCTGGGTAGGGTACGTATCTTCGTCCCATTCTTCTCATGCACTGCCCTTTGCCTTTCCACATAGCTGGGAACAGAAACATGAATGCATGGAGGAGTATGGgaagactgaggctggagggagTGTGTCCAGTTTCTCCCAACAGACTCAATTCTCCAATATTCCTCTCAGAAAGCCCCCTGCAATCCTTCCTTggcttccctcttcttcctcttgttGTTGTTACCTGTTTCCTAATGGCCCTGATCCtgtttgcttcttttcctttcgGGATTTCTTGCAGGGAGGGCTGGAATCTCCCCGGGTGTGAGGAGAGACACCTCCATTGAAAGAAGTGGAGGTGACAATGGCTGCCCCATTCTCTAAGACAGTGGTGAAGGGGTCGTCTGACTGTTTCCTGCAAGAGGAAATATCTGTCTCCTCCGGAGAAGGGGTAGCATCCAGGGGCAAGGCTTCAATCTCTAGCTCAAAGAGCTGAGATGCAGGGCTCTCTTCCTCCAGGGGCAACTCAGGCTGTTCTCCATTGCTTTCAGCATCCACGCTGAAGGGGGCCAGGGGCTCTTCCGACAGTAATGATGGTGATGTTATGAGTCCTTTGTTTTGCTGCTCCCCTGAAGACCTGCTGATCCCTCTGCCAGCTTCCAGGTTCTTCTCAGTGGAAATCTGTGGTGAGGACATGGGGCTTTTATCTCCAACCTTatctggaaaagaagaaaaggggaggggGTGGCATGAGAACTAGGGAGAAAAATATTGAGAGGACACTAGGActaagaggagaaagggaaagggtCTCAAACTGATGGCTCATACCTGACAAAGTGGAAATGACACATAAAGAAAATGGTCCCTTGACATacctgcttcctcctctgcctcctcctcttcatcatcCCCCTGACCTTCCTGCATCTGTTCCagatcttcctcctcttcagaaTCTgtggcctcctcctcttcctcttcctcctcttcctcctcactttcctcatcatcttcatcatctgtCTCAGCCCTGGAGGTGGTGGGACACTCCTGGGATACCATTCCACTAGGGCCCTGGGAGATAAAGACATTTCTCTAAGGAATCTCTTCCCCAGAGGGTTCGGTTCTTACATACCTTTTGCACACTCCCCCATCAGTCACCCTGGGTTCCCTGGCAGCCAGCGCAGGGAAAGGATAAGGTCTCTCTAAAGGGTTTACCCCTTCCACCTTCCACACCTCACCAGAATCCAAGGAGGCTTTGGGGGAGTCTGCAGAGGGGGAAGAGGTGCCTTGGTGGAGCTGgactcttttcctctttctgtcgCTCGCCTCACTTTTTTCTTGCATCATCGAGTATTTGGAAATGACCTCATCCAGCCGGCTCATGGCCAAATCCCGGTTTTCCCGAAGGCGCCGGGCCAGTGCAGCATCTGATAATGCAGGGTCAGTGCCTACATGGGAAGATACAGTCAGAACACTCAGCCCAAACCCTAGAAGAAGGGAGTAGACAGACAGATTCCCCCTCCACCACATGCCTGACATATAAAGGTCACTGATGGGCATCCTGCTAACCCCTTACCTGGCCTATAGTCATCTGTGAGGTGGCAGCCAAAGTTATAGATGAGATCAAGGTGACGTCGCTCCTGTAACCTGATGCCCACATCTCGGAAGGCATCCTGAGCCATAAGCTGGAGCTGCTGTCGGGAGAGGCCAAGGCTGTGACGAGCAGCTGCCTTCTCTACAGCCCTCAGCACATCTCCATAGTCAGGGAAGGTATCAAGCCCTGGCTTGTTAATAAGCCGCTCAATACGCCTGTTAACCTCTGGGTAGCGGGTGCCACGGTAAGGGATGCGCTGCTCTATGACACGGCCTGTCAATGAAGAGCAGTCTTTCAGTTCACATAGACGCCCAAAGAGGCGGATCAGCTTACGCTTCAATCTCGCCTCCTGCAGGTATGTGGAGTCTGGGTCATCCAATTCTGAGAGATCCAATTCCTTTTCCTGCAGCCTCCGGATCTCTGCCACATACAATGCCAGCAGCTGCTCCAAGTGCTGGATCTGCCTCCGGGAACCACGGGTCCTTGAGGCCTCAGAGGCAGTGGTTTCAGCATTTGTGGGGTCCAAGGAAGAGTCTGTGGGAAGGTTATTCTCAGAGGGCTCATTGGAGGTGGTGGCAGCAGGGGCCAGGTTCAGCTTCTTTTTGGCCGAGTGGGCCTTGAGAACAGTGCAGAGCTCATTGATGTAGACATAGAGTTTAGTTGGCCGGCTCCGGGCCAGAGACAGGACCCGAGAGAGGATGTTGCAGAACTCCGCCGAGGCCAAAAAGAGAGGGTGGGCACGCTGCTGCCGGTTATAGAGGAATGGGACCACCTCAGGGTGGTTCACCGTCTGTGTCTTACACAGTTCAAGGAACTGGAGGGTtcaagggaagaagggaggggttgagagaaagaaggggaggtGGGGTTAGTGGGGAAGAAAGGACAGGAGAGCCAGTCAGCCACCCCGCTCCCTGGGGTACCTCCCGGGTATTCTCCCCTAAAGCTCACCTCTTCAAATAGCTTCTCATTCTCCAACTTGTAGCATTTCTTGCTGCCCGAACTACTGCTTCCTCCAGCCCCATGGGGCTCAGAGGGGCCAGGGGCTTCAGCCCCAGGTGAGGCAGgattggggggtgggtgggagggccCTGGCTGAGCAGCTGCTTcatcttcttcatcatcatcc encodes the following:
- the DAXX gene encoding death domain-associated protein 6 isoform X1 → MRVSEIRGGSRLERPFLSIIVLDDDEEDEAAAQPGPSHPPPNPASPGAEAPGPSEPHGAGGSSSSGSKKCYKLENEKLFEEFLELCKTQTVNHPEVVPFLYNRQQRAHPLFLASAEFCNILSRVLSLARSRPTKLYVYINELCTVLKAHSAKKKLNLAPAATTSNEPSENNLPTDSSLDPTNAETTASEASRTRGSRRQIQHLEQLLALYVAEIRRLQEKELDLSELDDPDSTYLQEARLKRKLIRLFGRLCELKDCSSLTGRVIEQRIPYRGTRYPEVNRRIERLINKPGLDTFPDYGDVLRAVEKAAARHSLGLSRQQLQLMAQDAFRDVGIRLQERRHLDLIYNFGCHLTDDYRPGTDPALSDAALARRLRENRDLAMSRLDEVISKYSMMQEKSEASDRKRKRVQLHQGTSSPSADSPKASLDSGEGPSGMVSQECPTTSRAETDDEDDEESEEEEEEEEEEEATDSEEEEDLEQMQEGQGDDEEEEAEEEAGMSRDHFLYVGDKSPMSSPQISTEKNLEAGRGISRSSGEQQNKGLITSPSLLSEEPLAPFSVDAESNGEQPELPLEEESPASQLFELEIEALPLDATPSPEETDISSCRKQSDDPFTTVLENGAAIVTSTSFNGGVSPHTRGDSSPPCKKSRKEKKQTGSGPLGNSYVERQRAVHEKNGTKIRTLPSPPSPLAFMAPVADSSTRVDSPSHGLVTSSFCSPSPARLSKTPQSQPPGPSTYKMSVATQCDPEEIIVLSDSD
- the DAXX gene encoding death domain-associated protein 6 isoform X2 gives rise to the protein MATANSIIVLDDDEEDEAAAQPGPSHPPPNPASPGAEAPGPSEPHGAGGSSSSGSKKCYKLENEKLFEEFLELCKTQTVNHPEVVPFLYNRQQRAHPLFLASAEFCNILSRVLSLARSRPTKLYVYINELCTVLKAHSAKKKLNLAPAATTSNEPSENNLPTDSSLDPTNAETTASEASRTRGSRRQIQHLEQLLALYVAEIRRLQEKELDLSELDDPDSTYLQEARLKRKLIRLFGRLCELKDCSSLTGRVIEQRIPYRGTRYPEVNRRIERLINKPGLDTFPDYGDVLRAVEKAAARHSLGLSRQQLQLMAQDAFRDVGIRLQERRHLDLIYNFGCHLTDDYRPGTDPALSDAALARRLRENRDLAMSRLDEVISKYSMMQEKSEASDRKRKRVQLHQGTSSPSADSPKASLDSGEGPSGMVSQECPTTSRAETDDEDDEESEEEEEEEEEEEATDSEEEEDLEQMQEGQGDDEEEEAEEEADKVGDKSPMSSPQISTEKNLEAGRGISRSSGEQQNKGLITSPSLLSEEPLAPFSVDAESNGEQPELPLEEESPASQLFELEIEALPLDATPSPEETDISSCRKQSDDPFTTVLENGAAIVTSTSFNGGVSPHTRGDSSPPCKKSRKEKKQTGSGPLGNSYVERQRAVHEKNGTKIRTLPSPPSPLAFMAPVADSSTRVDSPSHGLVTSSFCSPSPARLSKTPQSQPPGPSTYKMSVATQCDPEEIIVLSDSD
- the ZBTB22 gene encoding zinc finger and BTB domain-containing protein 22 — encoded protein: MEPSPLSPSGAALPLPLSLAPPPLPLPAAAVVHVSFPEVTSALLESLNQQRLQGQLCDVSIRVQGREFRAHRAVLAASSPYFHDQVLLKGMTSISLPSVMDPGAFETVLASAYTGRLSMAAADIVNFLTVGSVLQMWHIVDKCTELLREGRASATTTITTAAATSVTVPGAGVPSGSGGTVAPAATGSVRSHASSRASENQSPSSSNYFSPRESADFSSSSQEAFAASAVGSGERRGGGPVFPAPVVGSGGATSGKVLLEADELCDDGGDGRGVVVPGAGLRRPTYTPPSIMPQKHWIYGKRGGNCPAPAPLVPQDPDLEEEEEEEDLVLTCEDDEDEELGGGSRVPAEGGPEATLSISDVRTLSEPPGKGEEQVNFCESSNDFGPYESGGPGAGLDDSGGPTPSSYVPSQPPRPLLPLEVQGNQILVFPSSSSSSSSSSSQAPGQPPGNQAEHGAVTLGGTSVGGLGVPGGAGGVPGGTGSGDGNKIFLCHCGKAFSHKSMRDRHVNMHLNLRPFDCPVCNKKFKMKHHLTEHMKTHTGLKPYECGVCAKKFMWRDSFMRHRGHCERRHRLGGGGAGPGPGTPTGPVLLPKRESSRAGGGSSDEASGATPQSTRHVWSPPSVPKVEMGFSGGGGAN